In Penaeus monodon isolate SGIC_2016 chromosome 43, NSTDA_Pmon_1, whole genome shotgun sequence, one DNA window encodes the following:
- the LOC119568354 gene encoding uncharacterized protein LOC119568354, protein MSPKRTFIWTADNGQAFSKVKQALSSPPVLALFNPTIPLFCKPMPHVCIVLAMPSCQDHGGGQLRLVQCGSQFLTDAETQYATIELELLAVVWAILKCKFYLFGLQHLDLREGFSILLHTATWRAGKDLCIPDALSCSPTSRPTPEDELLSAETSIYVRSIVILQAVESISCPQAVEQEDLALEELQQAARSDPAYNELLQGVRQENLYADGDLVLYGARIVVPAALRRRVLARLHDSHRGAESTKRRARQAVYWPGIDSDITNIVRACELCQIMLPSQQQEPLLCDENPTKPFQSVSDDFFTAAGKFFLVYADRLSGWLAVVPYGSDTTSAATIRHFRHLFRDLGVPVHLRTDCGSQFTSWKFVIFLEHWGVRHYKSIPHYPQSNGHAEAAVKDIKHLILKVAPSGNIDCEAFDRGLLELRNTPNQARAESCDRRAAARVQDARTRYDERAQPLRPLVFGAEVRIQDPCTKRWDKLGTVRVSASHGTTRSGYQVAESGGRNRPFPPPNDVTSGQLYFGAGATYPCS, encoded by the exons ATGAGCCCAAAGAGAACTTTCATTTGGACTGCTGATAACGGTCAGGCCTTCAGTAAAGTCAAGCAAGCCCTTTCAAGTCCACCTGTTCTCGCTTTATTcaaccccaccatcccactgtTCTGCAAACCGATGCCTCACGTCTGTATAGTGTTGGCTATGCCCTCTTGCCAGGACCATGGTGGTGGACAACTACGTCTAGTTCAGTGTGGCTCGCAATTCCTGACAGACGCTGAGACACAGTATGCCACTATAGAACTGGAACTCCTTGCTGTTGTGTGGGCCATTTTAAAGTGCAAATTTTACCTGTTTGGGCTGCAGCACTTAGACCTC AGAGAAGGTTTCAGCATTCTCCTCCACACAGCAACGTGGCGTGCGGGGAAGGATTTGTGCATCCCAGAtgccctctcctgctctcccacAAGTCGGCCAACACCTGAAGATGAGCTGTTGAGTGCTGAGACCAGCATCTATGTTAGAAGCATAGTAATTCTTCAAGCAGTAGAGTCAATCAGTTGCCCACAAGCTGTCGAGCAAGAGGACCTAGCACTAGAGGAACTCCAGCAAGCAGCTCGCAGCGACCCAGCCTATAATGAACTACTACAAGGTGTCCGGCAAG AGAACCTTTACGCTGATGGGGACCTCGTCCTGTACGGTGCTCGCATAGTAGTTCCAGCAGCCCTTCGTCGCCGCGTCTTGGCCAGGCTTCACGACAGCCACCGAGGTGCAGAATCTACCAAACGTCGCGCAAGACAAGCAGTTTACTGGCCTGGTATTGACTCGGATATCACCAACATTGTCCGAGCTTGCGAGCTGTGCCAGATCATGCTGCCCAGTCAACAGCAAGAGCCATTGCTATGTGACGAGAACCCCACCAAGCCATTCCAGTCTGTGTCAGATGACTTCTTCACCGCAGCAGGGAAATTCTTCCTTGTCTATGCTGACCGACTCTCAGGCTGGCTTGCAGTTGTTCCCTACGGTTCAGATACGACATCTGCCGCTACCATACGCCACTTCCGGCACCTGTTTCGGGACCTGGGCGTACCTGTACATCTCCGAACAGACTGTGGCTCTCAGTTCACTAGCTGGAAGTTCGTCATATTCCTGGAGCATTGGGGAGTCCGCCACTACAAGTCAATACCTCATTACCCTCAGTCGAATGGCCATGCTGAGGCAGCTGTAAAAGACATAAAGCACCTCATTCTCAAGGTGGCCCCCTCAGGGAATATCGACTGCGAGGCATTCGACAGGGGACTTCTTGAGCTCAGGAACACTCCAAACCAGGCCAGAGCCGAGAGCTGTGACCGCCGAGCAGCTGCTCGTGTCCAGGACGCCAGGACTCGCTACGATGAACGAGCCCAACCACTTCGCCCTCTGGTGTTTGGCGCAGAGGTACGTATCCAGGACCCTTGCACAAAAAGGTGGGACAAGTTGGGTACAGTTAGGGTATCGGCAAGTCACGGGACTACCAGATCCGGTTACCAAGTGGCCGAGTCTGGTGGGAGAAATCGGCCGTTTCCTCCGCCCAACGATGTCACCTCCGGCCAGCTCTACTTCGGAGCCGGAGCAACCTACCCCTGCAGCTGA